The Marinicella rhabdoformis genomic sequence GGTCTCATCACTGACGTGTAGATCACCAATTTTAGCCGCTGTGGCTGCAATCTGGTCACAACCTTCTTGTAACACTTCGCCAGTTCTGAATACTGCTGCATTATTTTGCATGATTTTTTGCATTTCCAGACGCAAGTCAGAGTTAAATCGAGGACACACACTCCTTTCAACAAATTGTAGTTAATTTCTTACAAGCTGTTTCCAGATTATGGGCGAAATTTTTTTATTGAAAATTCAAAATAGTATTTTTATGGAACATCTATTCATCACCTACCCTTTTAACACCTTGCAATAACAGAGAAAAAGTACTCGCTTCTGTGTTTTTTCTGAGAATCAGACAGTGGAAGTTGTGCTTGGCATATTTTAAGTGAAGTATCATAAATACAGGTGTGAGGTTGCCACAGTTTAACGGACACAATAACTAATGGGCAGATGCCCGTTCAAATTCAGCCGGGCTAACATATCCCAGATATGAATGTCTTCGCTGACGATTGTAGAACACTTCGATGTATTGAAAAAGGCTTTGTTAAGCTTCTGCTCTTGTTCGATAATCTTCATGCTCAACCAGTTCATTTTTTAGTGAGCCAAAGAAGCTTTCAGCCACAGCGTTATCATGGCATTCGCCTTTCCTGCTCATACTAGGGAGTAATTTATTCTCATTCAGCATTTTTTGATAATCTCCTGATGCATAGGTGCTGCCTTGATCAGAATGCACAATAGCTCCTTTAACTTTATTTCTTCTCCATATAGCCATGTCTAACGTGTCGACAACCAGCTTGGTGTTATTGCGATCATACATCGACCAACCAATCACTTGTCTTGAATATAAATCAATCATAACGGCAAGATAAAGCCAGCCTTGACGCGTCCTGATGAACGTTGTATCAGATACCCATGCTTTATTTTTCTCAACAGCCTTAAAGTTCCTTTTTAGGCGATCAGGGGAAGGTGCTATGGTGCTCCTTGAGTTCGTCGTGATAACGAACTTCTTGGCTACTTTTGACTGGATGCCCGCAGCTTTCATCAATCGAGCAACCCTTTGACGACTAACAAATTCGCCATCATCAATGAGGTCTTTTTGAATGCGTGGAGAACCATATATACTGTGACTGGATTTATGGAAACAACGTATTTTGGTCAGTAATCTTTGATTGTCTTGTTCTCGTTGACTCAGAGGCCTATCAAACCAATCATAATAACCACTGGTCGAAACTCCCATAACATGACAGAGCGTTTTCACACAGTGATTTTTGCATTCAGCTCGGATAAACGTGTACTTCACTTGAGCTCTTTGGCAAAGTACACGGCGGCCTTTTTTAAGATTTCAACTTCCTCACGAAGGCGTTTATTTTCTTCGCGCAACTTCGATGTTTCACTTTGGTTTTCTTTTAGTGGTCGCCCTTTTTTACCTGTAAAGGCCTTATCTCCTTTGGTTTCTAATTGTTCTTTCCACTTGTATAGCTGATTACGTCTGATGCCAAGCTGTGTGGCTATTTCCGATGATGGACGATCTGATTCATCCATCATTCGAATGGCTTCGAGTTTGAACTCTTTGGTGAAAGTTTTATATGGTTTTCTTTTTCTTGTCATTTGGATACTCCTGATAGACTATTGTCTACTAATAAATGTATCCGTCAAACTATGGCAGGTTCAGCCTGTCCCTGTTAATTTTTCTTTTGTTTACTTTGCTTGATTACTTCTCTTTTTGTAACAATAGGTCAATTTATTATTGTCATTAATTTTTACACTTTTTACATCAGCAATATAATAATACTTTTTATTGCTTTTAGTTTCTTCTGATAATTTAATTACTCCCACTAAGGAAACATAATTTTCAGAACAGTTTGAAGCAACCAGGTCACCATTACGTGTATCGTCTAATACCAT encodes the following:
- a CDS encoding IS3 family transposase, with amino-acid sequence MKYTFIRAECKNHCVKTLCHVMGVSTSGYYDWFDRPLSQREQDNQRLLTKIRCFHKSSHSIYGSPRIQKDLIDDGEFVSRQRVARLMKAAGIQSKVAKKFVITTNSRSTIAPSPDRLKRNFKAVEKNKAWVSDTTFIRTRQGWLYLAVMIDLYSRQVIGWSMYDRNNTKLVVDTLDMAIWRRNKVKGAIVHSDQGSTYASGDYQKMLNENKLLPSMSRKGECHDNAVAESFFGSLKNELVEHEDYRTRAEA
- a CDS encoding transposase codes for the protein MTRKRKPYKTFTKEFKLEAIRMMDESDRPSSEIATQLGIRRNQLYKWKEQLETKGDKAFTGKKGRPLKENQSETSKLREENKRLREEVEILKKAAVYFAKELK